One stretch of Candidatus Zixiibacteriota bacterium DNA includes these proteins:
- the pabB gene encoding aminodeoxychorismate synthase component I gives MPEPTAVAEPTYRLGEWQPTVNRNEYRERFDAIKRAIARGDTYQVNYTMRLRSSFSGNPHAFFVDLLPAQRADYAAYIETDDFAICSVSPELFFHFDGNTITCRPMKGTRPRGRFPEEDRAMADELRDSEKERAENVMVVDMIRNDLGRIAEFGSVRVPELFTLERYPTLWQMTSSVTAQTSASFTELISALFPCASVTGPPKSSTMRLIAELETTPRRIYTGSIGYFAPDRRASFNVAIRTALIDKHRGSIEYGVGGGIVWDSQQQSEYEECLSKAAVLRRRVPPFDLLETILWTPEGGFHLLDRHLQRLVASADFFDRRIDLHVIRDELNELTANLDPIAHRVRLLAAESGAITLQATPLSHPDRSSKLTRMKLASKPVDSADVFLFHKTTHRSVYDDALRDAGDCDDVVLCNERGEITESTIANIVVVIDGKKFTPPVACGLLAGTFRAELVAKGEISERVITLAQLQQAERLYLINSVRGWAPALLEAEPVGVSTDESDCRSQ, from the coding sequence GTGCCTGAACCGACCGCGGTCGCCGAGCCTACCTATCGCCTCGGCGAATGGCAGCCGACAGTCAATCGCAACGAGTACCGGGAGAGATTTGACGCAATCAAACGGGCCATCGCCCGGGGCGACACCTATCAAGTCAATTACACCATGCGCCTGCGCTCGTCTTTCTCAGGCAATCCTCATGCGTTCTTTGTCGATCTGCTGCCGGCGCAGCGTGCCGACTATGCCGCCTACATTGAAACCGATGATTTCGCCATCTGCTCCGTCTCGCCGGAGTTGTTCTTCCATTTCGACGGCAACACCATTACGTGTCGCCCGATGAAGGGCACGCGCCCGCGTGGACGCTTCCCGGAGGAAGATCGCGCAATGGCAGACGAACTCCGCGACTCCGAAAAGGAGCGTGCGGAAAATGTCATGGTCGTCGACATGATCCGCAACGATCTCGGCCGTATCGCTGAATTCGGCAGTGTCCGCGTTCCAGAGCTTTTCACGTTGGAGCGCTACCCCACGCTCTGGCAAATGACGTCATCTGTGACGGCACAGACCTCTGCCTCATTCACCGAATTGATCTCTGCGCTCTTTCCGTGTGCCTCGGTCACGGGACCGCCGAAGTCGAGCACGATGCGCCTGATCGCCGAGCTTGAGACCACTCCGCGCCGCATCTACACGGGGAGCATCGGTTACTTTGCGCCCGATCGCCGCGCCAGCTTCAACGTTGCCATTCGCACCGCCCTGATCGACAAACACCGCGGATCGATCGAGTACGGCGTCGGTGGCGGCATCGTCTGGGATTCGCAGCAGCAATCCGAATATGAAGAATGCCTCAGCAAAGCTGCCGTGCTGCGCCGGCGTGTACCGCCTTTCGATCTGCTCGAGACGATTCTCTGGACGCCGGAGGGGGGCTTCCATCTGCTCGATCGCCACCTGCAGCGATTGGTCGCATCCGCTGACTTCTTCGACCGACGAATCGATCTGCACGTGATCAGGGATGAGCTCAATGAACTCACCGCTAACCTGGATCCGATAGCACATCGTGTTCGTCTACTGGCCGCCGAATCGGGAGCTATCACCTTGCAGGCAACACCGCTGAGCCACCCCGACCGCTCTTCCAAGCTCACGCGCATGAAGCTGGCCTCGAAGCCGGTCGATTCCGCTGATGTGTTCCTCTTCCACAAGACCACTCATCGAAGTGTCTACGATGACGCCCTGCGCGATGCCGGCGACTGCGATGACGTTGTTCTCTGCAACGAGCGCGGCGAGATCACCGAATCAACCATCGCCAACATCGTCGTCGTCATCGACGGCAAGAAGTTCACACCGCCGGTGGCGTGTGGCCTGCTGGCCGGCACGTTCCGCGCTGAGCTCGTGGCGAAGGGTGAAATCTCCGAACGTGTGATTACGCTTGCTCAATTGCAGCAAGCCGAACGCCTGTATCTGATCAACTCCGTTCGTGGTTGGGCGCCGGCACTGCTTGAGGCGGAACCCGTCGGGGTCAGCACCGATGAATCGGACTGCCGTAGCCAATAG
- a CDS encoding cupin domain-containing protein, giving the protein MDFVNLSRLPELQLAPGIMARVVTAQAMTVTHVTLEAGALLPLHTHINEQLVNVIEGHLELTVDGVKHDLVPGTVMVLAPNIPHSGKAITNCRVIDVFHPIREDFRQALERLEQKKNLY; this is encoded by the coding sequence ATGGACTTTGTCAATCTCAGCCGCCTGCCCGAATTGCAGCTTGCGCCCGGGATCATGGCTCGTGTCGTGACCGCTCAGGCGATGACTGTTACGCACGTCACTCTCGAGGCTGGTGCACTGCTGCCGCTGCACACGCATATCAATGAACAACTCGTCAACGTCATCGAGGGGCACCTCGAGCTGACTGTCGACGGCGTCAAGCACGATCTTGTCCCCGGCACGGTGATGGTCCTTGCCCCCAATATCCCCCATTCCGGCAAAGCCATCACCAATTGCCGCGTGATCGACGTCTTTCATCCGATTCGCGAGGACTTCCGCCAGGCACTGGAGCGCCTGGAACAGAAGAAGAATCTTTACTGA
- a CDS encoding SPFH domain-containing protein, whose product MKELERSVVSGWGPLVFLLLLLIAGVVALIVLPIPVKVGSVVVLVLDVFFLTGLFFVNPNEGRVLQLFGKYVGTCRQEGLRWANPLYMKKRISLRVRNFETSRLKVNDINGNPIEIAAIVVWKVVDTAEASFMVDNYEEFVRIQSESAVRNLATQHPYDAHGDNQISLRSHTTEIAEQLKVEIQERLEQAGVQVLEARISHLAYAPEIAEAMLRRQQASAVVAARQLIVEGAVGMVEMALEQLSAKGIIELDHEKKAAMVSNLLVVLCGESSSQPVINTGTLYH is encoded by the coding sequence ATGAAAGAGCTTGAACGTTCGGTAGTATCCGGTTGGGGACCGTTGGTGTTCTTGCTGCTGCTGTTAATTGCCGGTGTCGTGGCATTGATCGTCCTGCCGATACCGGTGAAAGTCGGATCAGTCGTCGTGCTGGTCCTCGACGTGTTTTTTCTCACTGGCCTCTTCTTTGTAAACCCGAACGAAGGTCGGGTATTGCAGTTATTCGGCAAGTACGTAGGTACCTGCCGACAGGAGGGGCTACGCTGGGCGAACCCATTGTATATGAAGAAGCGAATCAGTTTGCGCGTGCGCAATTTTGAGACGAGCCGGCTGAAGGTGAATGACATCAACGGCAACCCGATCGAGATTGCGGCGATCGTGGTGTGGAAGGTGGTCGACACGGCGGAAGCCAGCTTCATGGTCGACAATTACGAAGAATTCGTACGGATTCAGAGCGAGTCGGCGGTGCGCAACCTGGCGACGCAGCATCCTTACGACGCACACGGCGACAACCAGATCTCCTTGCGCAGCCATACGACTGAGATTGCCGAGCAACTCAAGGTTGAAATCCAGGAACGGCTGGAGCAAGCGGGAGTGCAGGTGCTGGAGGCTCGAATCAGCCACCTGGCGTACGCGCCGGAAATTGCCGAGGCGATGTTGCGGCGGCAGCAGGCGAGCGCGGTTGTGGCAGCACGGCAGCTGATCGTCGAGGGCGCAGTCGGGATGGTGGAGATGGCGCTGGAGCAGTTGTCGGCGAAGGGAATCATCGAACTGGACCACGAGAAGAAGGCGGCAATGGTGTCGAACCTGCTCGTGGTGTTGTGCGGCGAAAGCTCGTCGCAACCGGTGATTAACACCGGGACGCTGTATCATTAA
- a CDS encoding aminotransferase class I/II-fold pyridoxal phosphate-dependent enzyme encodes MAGQYETIKGSTESTFHLNSMLPEVVFSGIVAVRDRLLQLPRPLRLESGDPNFDTPEHIKEAAIKALRDNHTHYAPSTGIRPLREAILRKLADKNRIANITHPDQVLVTNGGMHGLNCAFRSILNPGDEVLIPQPNWTSTAWIIRIAGGNPINVKLRRQNDYRWDIAELRNKVTPNTRAVLINSPQNPTGGVMTGQDLLDLLDLAAEHDLWIIADEAYEDIIFEGEHHCIAALAHDYPEAVQNRIVSCFTFSKSYAMTGWRLGYLACGNSDFNENAKKMILYTINGVSTPTQYAGVAALEGPQDCVRQMCGEYKKRRDILFDAVNATDFMHCDMKPRGAVYLYARITDKWAGSEWDLVNHLIERYSLGSVPGEEFADTDRAIRFAYACSTAMVEQAAAVLSQ; translated from the coding sequence ATGGCGGGACAATACGAAACCATCAAGGGCTCGACCGAGTCAACGTTTCACCTGAACTCGATGCTTCCGGAGGTCGTCTTCTCCGGCATCGTGGCGGTGCGCGATCGGCTGCTGCAGTTGCCGCGCCCGCTGCGGCTCGAATCGGGTGATCCGAATTTCGACACGCCGGAACACATCAAGGAAGCCGCCATCAAAGCGCTCCGCGATAATCACACCCATTACGCGCCCTCGACCGGCATCAGGCCGCTGCGCGAGGCGATCCTGCGCAAACTCGCCGACAAGAATCGTATCGCGAATATCACTCATCCCGACCAGGTGCTGGTCACCAACGGCGGTATGCACGGACTCAATTGCGCCTTCCGCTCGATCCTGAATCCCGGCGACGAAGTGCTGATACCCCAACCTAACTGGACCTCCACCGCCTGGATCATCCGCATCGCCGGCGGCAACCCGATCAATGTCAAACTGCGCCGCCAGAACGACTATCGCTGGGATATCGCTGAATTGAGGAACAAGGTCACACCGAACACCAGGGCCGTACTGATCAACTCGCCCCAGAATCCGACCGGTGGCGTCATGACCGGGCAGGATTTGCTTGACCTGCTTGATCTCGCCGCCGAACACGACCTATGGATCATTGCCGACGAAGCCTACGAAGACATCATCTTCGAAGGCGAGCATCACTGCATCGCGGCGCTGGCGCACGATTATCCGGAGGCGGTGCAAAACCGAATCGTCTCCTGCTTCACCTTCTCGAAAAGCTATGCCATGACCGGCTGGCGGCTGGGTTATCTCGCCTGTGGGAATAGCGACTTCAACGAAAATGCCAAGAAGATGATCCTCTACACGATCAACGGCGTTTCGACTCCAACCCAGTACGCCGGTGTCGCTGCTCTGGAAGGCCCGCAAGACTGCGTCCGCCAAATGTGCGGTGAGTACAAAAAGCGCCGTGATATTCTGTTCGATGCTGTCAACGCCACCGACTTCATGCACTGCGACATGAAACCGCGCGGCGCCGTCTACCTCTACGCCCGCATCACCGATAAGTGGGCCGGTTCGGAATGGGATCTGGTCAATCACCTGATCGAACGCTACTCCCTCGGCTCCGTGCCCGGCGAAGAGTTCGCCGACACCGATCGCGCTATCCGTTTCGCCTACGCCTGTTCCACCGCCATGGTTGAGCAAGCCGCGGCCGTGCTGTCTCAGTAA
- a CDS encoding sulfite exporter TauE/SafE family protein gives MNTELSLLLATAASIGLVHTLIGPDHYLPFVVMSKARNWSLTKTIWITLACGVGHVASSVVLGFAGIAAGVAVDRLVTIEGIRGNLAAWAMIAFGILYAIWGLRRAYSKKAHTHLSGKLAGITHVHARDTEPEHDHSQTPRPSLTPWVLFTVFVLGPCEPLIPILMYPAAQHDWSAVILVASVFGVITIGTMTAVVVAASYGASFLRLGKIERFSHALAGATIALSGLAIQVLGL, from the coding sequence ATGAACACGGAACTCAGCCTGCTCTTAGCCACCGCCGCGTCAATCGGCCTGGTCCACACTTTGATCGGCCCCGATCACTATCTACCGTTTGTCGTTATGTCCAAGGCGCGCAACTGGTCGCTGACCAAGACAATCTGGATTACCTTGGCCTGTGGCGTCGGTCACGTTGCCTCGTCCGTCGTGTTGGGTTTCGCTGGTATTGCCGCCGGTGTCGCCGTTGATCGGTTGGTCACTATCGAGGGGATCCGCGGCAACCTTGCCGCGTGGGCAATGATCGCCTTCGGAATTCTCTATGCCATCTGGGGCTTACGTCGCGCCTACAGCAAGAAAGCGCACACGCACCTTTCCGGCAAATTGGCCGGCATCACGCACGTTCATGCTCGCGACACCGAGCCCGAGCACGACCACAGCCAGACACCGCGTCCGTCACTGACACCATGGGTGCTTTTCACCGTATTTGTGCTCGGCCCGTGCGAGCCGCTGATCCCGATCCTCATGTATCCGGCGGCGCAACATGACTGGAGCGCTGTCATCCTTGTGGCTTCCGTCTTCGGAGTCATCACGATCGGCACCATGACGGCGGTAGTCGTCGCCGCTTCCTATGGCGCCAGTTTTCTGCGGCTGGGCAAGATCGAACGCTTCTCGCACGCGCTGGCCGG